A single Paenibacillus kribbensis DNA region contains:
- a CDS encoding response regulator transcription factor, whose protein sequence is MTKHRILLAEDDPLLGELVVHMLEKTGFGTVDWVENGEEAYEYCMGSHYDVAVLDWMLPGWTGLSACKKLRENGYTGAILMLTAKDALRDRVQGLDAGADDYLVKPFELEELQARLRALCRRNYAPLLEEIAELDGLHLNRSSLTLSLEDEVIQLSPREFQMLDLLLRNRGAALSRELVLERIWGYDSDVSTKIVDATIKLLRKKLELFNRQHLIHSIRGVGYKLE, encoded by the coding sequence ATGACTAAACATCGCATTTTACTGGCTGAGGATGATCCCTTGTTGGGTGAGTTGGTTGTTCATATGTTGGAGAAGACGGGATTCGGTACTGTGGATTGGGTCGAAAATGGAGAAGAAGCCTATGAATATTGCATGGGTTCCCATTATGATGTGGCCGTGCTGGACTGGATGTTGCCTGGTTGGACAGGGCTGTCGGCATGTAAAAAATTGAGAGAGAACGGTTATACCGGAGCGATCCTGATGTTAACCGCCAAAGACGCGCTGCGCGACCGGGTTCAGGGGCTCGATGCCGGTGCGGATGATTACCTGGTGAAGCCCTTTGAACTGGAGGAGTTGCAAGCCAGACTGAGAGCCTTGTGCCGACGCAATTATGCACCCCTGCTGGAGGAAATCGCTGAGCTGGATGGATTGCACCTCAATCGTTCCAGTCTGACGCTCAGTCTTGAAGATGAAGTCATCCAATTAAGTCCCCGTGAATTTCAGATGCTGGATCTGTTATTGCGCAACAGGGGTGCTGCTCTCAGCCGTGAGCTGGTTTTGGAACGGATCTGGGGATATGATTCGGACGTTTCAACCAAAATTGTCGATGCCACCATTAAGCTGCTGCGCAAAAAGCTGGAGCTGTTTAACAGACAACA